GCATCCGCTGCTCAGTGGTGTGCGCACCGAAGACGAAGGCCTGTTCGTGCTGCAACACAAGTACTGGCAACAAACCATGCTCAAGGCTTTGGCTGCGCAACAGTCGAAACTGATCGCCGTGGAGGACGTGCAATGAGTATTTCCTACGACACCGTGCGCGACTTTCTCTACCGCGAAGCGCGTTACCTCGATGACCGGCAATGGGATGAATGGCTGGAGTTGTACGCCCCGGACGCGACGTTCTGGATGCCATCGTGGGATGACAACGACGAACTGACCGAAGACCCGCAGCGGGAAATCTCGCTGATCTGGTACGGCAACCGCACAGGCCTTGAAGACCGCGTCTTCCGCATCAAGACCGAGCGTTCCAGCGCCAGCGTGCCGGACACCCGTACCTCGCACAACATCAGCAACATCGAACTGCTCGAACAGGCTGACGGACTGTGCAAGGTGCGCTTCAACTGGCACACCCTGAGCTTTCGCTACAAGACCGTCGACAGCTATTTCGGCAGCAGTTTCTACACCCTCGACGTGCGCGGTGAAAACCCGCTGATCAAGGCCAAGAAAGTGATCCTGAAGAACGATTACGTTCGCCAGGTCATCGATGTTTACCACTTGTGAGGCGGCCGTCATGACCCATTCCATTGCGTTCAATTTCGAAGACGGCGTCACCCGGTTCATCGACGCCAATGCCGGCGAAACCGTGGCCGATGCGGCTTATCGCCAGGGCATCAATATTCCGCTGGACTGCCGCGACGGCGCCTGCGGCACTTGCAAGTGTTTCGCCGAGGCCGGTCGTTATGACTTGGGCGAGGAATACATCGAAGACGCCCTCAGTGCCGAAGAGGCCGAACAGGGTTTTGTCCTGACGTGCCAGATGCGCGCGCAGAGCGATTGCGTGGTGCGGGTGCCGACTTCCTCCGAGGTTTGTCGCACGCGTCAGGCCAGCTACGACGCCACCATCAGCGCCGTGCGGCAGTTGTCCGACAGCACCATCGCTTTGTCGATCAAGGGTGACGCCCTGAGCAAACTGGCGTTCCTGCCGGGGCAGTACGTGAACCTGGGAATTCCCGGCAGCGAACAGACCCGCGCCTATTCGTTCAGCTCGTTGCAGCGCGACGGTGAGGTCAGTTTCTTGATCCGCAACGTTCCCGGCGGTTTGATGAGCAGCTTTCTCACCGGCATGGCCAAGGCTGGCGACCGCATGAGCCTGGCCGGGCCGCTCGGCAGTTTTTATCTTCGTGATATCCGTCGGCCGTTATTGCTGCTGGCCGGCGGTACGGGGCTGGCACCGTTTACTGCAATGCTGGAGAAAATCGCCGAGCAGGGCAGTGAGCATCCACTGCATTTGATCTACGGAGTGACGCACGATCTCGATCTCGTGGAGCTCGATCGCCTGGAAGCCCTCGCCGCACGGATTCCGAACTTCAGCTACAGCGCTTGCGTGGCCAGCCCCGACAGTCAGCACCCGCTCAAGGGCTATGTGACCCAGCACATCGAGCCCAAGCATTTGAATGATGGCGACGTCGACGTGTACTTGTGCGGCCCGCCGCCGATGGTCGAGGCGGTCAGCCAGTTCATCCGTGAGCAAGGCATTGCCCCGGCGAATTTCTACTACGAAAAATTTGCCGCTAGCGCGGCTTGAGGTCTTCATGAACAGATTTCAAGAAAAAGTCGCGCTGGTTACCGGAGCCGCCCAAGGCATCGGGCGGCGTGTCGCCGAACGCATGGCCGCTGAAGGGGCGAAGCTGATTCTGGTTGACCGCTCCGACCTGGTCTTCGAGGTCCAGCAACAATTGGGGCAGGGCAGTCAGGTCCTGGCGTTGACTGCCGACCTTGAGCAATACGAAGAATGCAGCCGGGTGATGCAGACCGCGGTCGAGCGCTTTGGTCGTCTTGATGTGCTGATCAACAACGTTGGCGGCACGATCTGGACCAAGCCGTTTGAGCACTACCAGGCGTCGCAGATCGAATCTGAAGTCCGCCGTTCGCTGTTCCCGACCTTGTGGTGCTGTCATGCCGCGTTGCCGTTCATGCTGGAGCAGGGCAGTGGTGCGATCGTCAACGTCTCGTCCATCGCCACCCGCAGCATCAACCGCGTGCCGTACGGCGCGGCGAAGGGCGGAGTCAACGCATTGACGGCGTGCCTGGCGTTTGAAACCGCCGGGCGTGGAGTGCGGGTCAATGCTACTGCGCCCGGTGGCACCGAAGCGCCGCCGCGGGTGATTCCTCGCAACAGCACTGAACAGAGCGCGCAGGAGAAAGTCTGGTATCAGCAGATCGTCGACCAGACCCTCGACAGCAGCTTGATGAAGCGCTACGGCACGCTGGATGAGCAGGCCGGCGCGATTCTGTTTCTGGCCAGCGACGAAGCGTCCTATATCACTGGCATGGTCATGCCGGTGGGTGGCGGTGATCAGGGCTGACATGCGCAATTACAAGCGGCGCTGAAACGCTTTGACGATTCGGAGCGTGGCGTCGCTGGTCCTCAGGTTTTGCACGGCGTCCAGAGGGAACCAGATGCAATCGAAGATTTCATTTTGTGGCCGCGCTTGTTCCAGATTCACGACGGACGCCTCGTAGACGTGATGACGAGTACCGCCCGACTCCATTTCCATCAGGTACAGCATGTCGTCGACATCGAGGCCGGTTTCTTCCTGAAGCTCGCGGATAGCGGCCTCCGTCGCGGTTTCACCCAACTCGACCTTTCCGCCGGGCAAGGCCCAGCGGCACCTGGGCTTGCGCACCAGGAGAACGTGGCG
The Pseudomonas sp. MYb327 DNA segment above includes these coding regions:
- a CDS encoding NUDIX hydrolase, coding for MKVRATVICEQDRHVLLVRKPRCRWALPGGKVELGETATEAAIRELQEETGLDVDDMLYLMEMESGGTRHHVYEASVVNLEQARPQNEIFDCIWFPLDAVQNLRTSDATLRIVKAFQRRL
- a CDS encoding 1,6-dihydroxycyclohexa-2,4-diene-1-carboxylate dehydrogenase; this encodes MNRFQEKVALVTGAAQGIGRRVAERMAAEGAKLILVDRSDLVFEVQQQLGQGSQVLALTADLEQYEECSRVMQTAVERFGRLDVLINNVGGTIWTKPFEHYQASQIESEVRRSLFPTLWCCHAALPFMLEQGSGAIVNVSSIATRSINRVPYGAAKGGVNALTACLAFETAGRGVRVNATAPGGTEAPPRVIPRNSTEQSAQEKVWYQQIVDQTLDSSLMKRYGTLDEQAGAILFLASDEASYITGMVMPVGGGDQG
- the benB gene encoding benzoate 1,2-dioxygenase small subunit → MSISYDTVRDFLYREARYLDDRQWDEWLELYAPDATFWMPSWDDNDELTEDPQREISLIWYGNRTGLEDRVFRIKTERSSASVPDTRTSHNISNIELLEQADGLCKVRFNWHTLSFRYKTVDSYFGSSFYTLDVRGENPLIKAKKVILKNDYVRQVIDVYHL
- the benC gene encoding benzoate 1,2-dioxygenase electron transfer component BenC translates to MTHSIAFNFEDGVTRFIDANAGETVADAAYRQGINIPLDCRDGACGTCKCFAEAGRYDLGEEYIEDALSAEEAEQGFVLTCQMRAQSDCVVRVPTSSEVCRTRQASYDATISAVRQLSDSTIALSIKGDALSKLAFLPGQYVNLGIPGSEQTRAYSFSSLQRDGEVSFLIRNVPGGLMSSFLTGMAKAGDRMSLAGPLGSFYLRDIRRPLLLLAGGTGLAPFTAMLEKIAEQGSEHPLHLIYGVTHDLDLVELDRLEALAARIPNFSYSACVASPDSQHPLKGYVTQHIEPKHLNDGDVDVYLCGPPPMVEAVSQFIREQGIAPANFYYEKFAASAA